The window tcctgtctgtgtttgtagaCCTGCTGGTTGGAGCGTGGGCTGCAGACCGAGCCTTTGTTTACAGGTACGAGACGCCGTCCTTCAGATCTCACATGGTCATTGATCACTGATCCATCAGCTGTGACAAGTCTGAACGAGTCCCAGTCTGAACCAGTCTGATCCCGTCTGAACCAATCTGTACCAGTCTGTACAAGTCTGATCCATTCTGAATCAGTCTGATCCATTCTGAATCAGTCTGATCCAGTCTGAACCAGTCTACACGGTCTGAAATGGTCTGTACCAGTCTGGACCAGTCTGTACCAGTCTGTACATTCTGAACTGTTCTGTACCTGTCTGAACCAGTCTGATTCAGTCTTACTCTATCTGTTGTGACCAGTTAGCTACATGTTTGTGTTCAGATCCCGGGCCGTGATCCGCTCCACAGTTTCCGTCTCTCTGCTGCCGGACTTCCTGAATCCAGACGTCAAACTGTGCCAGAAAGGAAACTCACTTGTGTCCTGGTACCTGAATCATTCTGATAATTATCTGACAAACTACAAACTGAACAAACATGAACTAACTTTTTATTTGACATTGTCTTTAACagaatgttttgatgttttctgACAGAACTGAGCTGATCTGAGTCATGGATCAATAATCAATACTCGTTAAATGTGGGTAGAACTTTAATCTCAGACCTGACAGACACGTTGAGGGTTTCCTCTGTGGAGGATTCCTGTGGTGTCTGACGGACACCCAGTGTTCTGGGTTCTGCTTAGCTCTGCGGTTTTGTAAAGGATTTCCTGATGTTCTCAGGTGGTTCAGAAGGATTGTTGATCCCTGAGAAGGTTCCTGGAACCTCTGAGGACTTCCAGGAGATCTGTAAAGAGTTATTCTAAaggccaatttccaccagatgcgtgttggttgcgtctccgctccggcacggcagcggagccgataggattcaattctagtcaatgtgtgtgtttccaccggctgcggctgtgctgcgttccggctccgtctcagctccggcactccggagccctccgcaacagatacgcaggacttctatttttgccggacgccggagcacaacgcagcaattcagcacagagcagattgtgcggggcaggaagtcgtgcacagaaacacaataaaacatccggttaattttcaaaataaaatacacagtgttcacggcggatcatatttccctgcactacaccttaaaaactagataatgggcagaggcaggcctgaagtcaacaggtcagaggttttcagacgtcatttcaccacGTGAACACCATAGatgaggagatattaatcatggcagtgcaccgagatgtcttccggcggagctgcaccgcaccGCAccgcaaacgcagccggtgggtgttgacggacggcggagcacgcagcggataaccagcgctgccgttctgcaacggacacgcatccagtggaaatccggtgTAAAGATCCTGGTGTTATTTTGTTCATTGAAGGCATAACGGGATCCTCTTAAGACTCCTTAGATTCATTACAGTGTTCCCGTCAGGGTCCTTAAGAGGGTTTGGGGTTTCTTAACAGTGATCCTGATTTACTGAAAAAGATTCATTAGTTCCTTTATGTTGTTCCAGGATCCCATAAAATCCTCTTTTAATATGATTCAAGGAATCCTTGAAAGAGCACTCTCGGTCTCCTTTAAGATTCCTGATATTGGTCGACAGCAGTTTTAACCTGATGACACAGGTTCCTGGAGTCTCTCTTGGATTTTCAGGGTCCTTGAAAAGCTGCTGTGGTACCTGATGGGATTTAGGGTAGTCCTTACAGTAGATCCAGAGTCCTTGAGAGAACGCCAGAGTCACTGGAAAGGTTCACGCTAACATCTCGTGGATGAACCATGACAATAAAGTTTGGTGTCGTCAGTGTTGCGTCAAATGTTGAGCctgtaaaatataaacaaataaaaatatttttccgtCTCCAGTTTCGTCGTCCAGACGTGCGTCTACGTGTCCGGACACAGAATCCCAGAGGAAACAGGTAAACAACGCCATCTGTACGTTTGTGAACATCGACGTAGAGTCTGACGTGTACTCAGCCTGTTCTTCTGTCTGCCTGCTGATTGGCTGAGGCAGCTCTGGGGGTGGAGCTACAGCTGGACAGGATGAAACAGCCAATGGCAAGACGGACTCTGCTGCTGTCGACCAATCAGCCGCAGGAGACAATAAAGCTGATGGTTCAGAGGGAGGTGGGCATGGCCTGCGTCAATCGGACCGCCTACCTGAGGGTGAGTGAcggttaaaaataaaaacacaacaagaagaaacacagacgtactgacgtgtgtgtgtgtgtgtgtgtgtgtgtgtgtgtgtgtgtgtgtgcagtctgaAGAGGACGTTCGGGATAAGTTGAGTCCGATCTTCATCACTGTGAACATCAGCCTCCTCAACACTACCCAGAATGCTCTGCTACACGGACAGACATACGCTGCTGCACAGGTGAGTCTGTACATCTACACCTATGACTCAAGTCTGTGACGTGCTGCATGTGTCGGTGGTTTGATcccaactctgtgtgtgtgtctgtgtgtgtgtgtgtgtgtgtgtgtgtgtgtgtgtgcgcgcagacCAGGATAATCCTGAACTGTGGAGATGATAATGTCTGTGTTCCTGACCTGAAGCTGAACGCCAAACCGTGAGTCAGCAACACACCTCATCAATAACCTTTATCGACAACAACAGAGTTCAGtcagagaggagcaggaagaggaagtgacatcagAGGAGACGACATGAGAGTCAGGGAGAACCATCTGAGGAGGAGAAGATTACACCAAAAGAGAACAGAGTTTCTGTCTTTTATATAAGTAACTGATTCAGATCATGTCTGAGAACAGCTGAGGTCAGAACAAACTACACATAACACCTGTACCTGAGTACACATAACACCTGTACCTGAGTACACATCACCTGTACCTCAGTACACATGACCTGTACCTGAGTACACATAACACCTGTACCTGAGTACACATCACCTGTACCTGAGTACACATGACCTGTACCTGAGTACACATGACACCTGTACCTGAGTACACATGACCTGTACCTGAGTACACATAACACCTGTACCTGAGTACACATCAACTGTACCTGAGTACACATCAACTGTACCTGAGTACACATGACCTGTACCTGAGTACATATCAACTGTACCTGAGTACACATGACCTGTACCTGAGTACACATCAACTGTACCTGAGTACACATCACCTGTAGCTGAGTACACATCAACTGTACCTTAGTACACATGACCTGTACCTGAGTACACATGACCTGTACCTGAGTACACATCAACTGTACCTGAGTACATATCAACTGTACCTGAGTACACATCAACTGTACCTGAGTACACATGACCTGTACCTGAGTACACATCAACTGTACCTGAGTACACATGACCTGTACCTGAGTACANNNNNNNNNNNNNNNNNNNNNNNNNNNNNNNNNNNNNNNNNNNNNNNNNNNNNNNNNNNNNNNNNNNNNNNNNNNNNNNNNNNNNNNNNNNNNNNNNNNNNNNNNNNNNNNNNNNNNNNNNNNNNNNNNNNNNNNNNNNNNNNNNNNNNNNNNNNNNNNNNNNNNNNNNNNNNNNNNNNNNNNNNNNNNNNNNNNNNNNNNNNNNNNNNNNNNNNNNNNNNNNNNNNNNNNNNNNNNNNNNNNNNNNNNNNNNNNNNNNNNNNNNNNNNNNNNNNNNNNNNNNNNNNNNNNNNNNNNNNNNNNNNNNNNNNNNNNNNNNNNNNNNNNNNNNNNNNNNNNNNNNNNNNNNNNNNNNNNNNNNNNNNNNNNNNNNNNNNNNNNNNNNNNNNNNNNNNNNNNNNNNNNNNNNNNNNNNNNNNNNNNNNNNNNNNNNNNNNNNNNNNNNNNNNNNNNNNNNNNNNNNNNNNNNNNNNNNNNNNNNNNNNNNNNNNNNNNNNNNNNNNNNNNNNNNNNNNNNNNNNNNNNNNNNNNNNNNNNNNNNNNNNNNNNNNNNNNNNNNNNNNNNNNNNNNNNNNNNNNNNNNNNNNNNNNNNNNNNNNNNNNNNNNNNNNNNNNNNNNNNNNNNNNNNNNNNNNNNNNNNNNNNNNNNNNNNNNNNNNNNNNNNNNNNNNNNNNNNNNNNNNNNNNNNNNNNNNNNNNNNNNNNNNNNNNNNNNNNNNNNNNNNNNNNNNNNNNNNNNNNNNNNNNNNNNNNNNNNNNNNNNNNNNNNNNNNNNNNNNNNNNNNNNNNNNNNNNNNNNNNNNNNNNNNNNNNNNNNNNNNNNNNNNNNNNNNNNNNNNNNNNNNNNNNNNNNNNNNNNNNNNNNNNNNNNNNNNNNNNNNNNNNNNNNNNNNNNNNNNNNNNNNNNNNNNNNNNNNNNNNNNNNNNNNNNNNNNNNNNNNNNNNNNNNNNNNNNNNNNNNNNNNNNNNNNNNNNNNNNNNNNNNNNNNNNNNNNNNNNNNNNNNNNNNNNNNNNNNNNNNNNNNNNNNNNNNNNNNNNNNNNNNNNNNNNNNNNNNNNNNNNNNNNNNNNNNNNNNNNNNNNNNNNNNNNNNNNNNNNNNNNNNNNNNNNNNNNNNNNNNNNNNNNNNNNNNNNNNNNNNNNNNNNNNNNNNNNNNNNNNNNNNNNNNNNNNNNNNNNNNNNNNNNNNNNNNNNNNNNNNNNNNNNNNNNNNNNNNNNNNNNNNNNNNNNNNNNNNNNNNNNNNNNNNNNNNNNNNNNNNNNNNNNNNNNNNNNNNNNNNNNNNNNNNNNNNNNNNNNNNNNNNNNNNNNNNNNNNNNNNNNNNNNNNNNNNNNNNNNNNNNNNNNNNNNNNNNNNNNNNNNNNNNNNNNNNNNNNNNNNNNNNNNNNNNNNNNNNNNNNNNNNNNNNNNNNNNNNNNNNNNNNNNNNNNNNNNNNNNNNNNNNNNNNNNNNNNNNNNNNNNNNNNNNNNNNNNNNNNNNNNNNNNNNNNNNNNNNNNNNNNNNNNNNNNNNNNNNNNNNNNNNNNNNNNNNNNNNNNNNNNNNNNNNNNNNNNNNNNNNNNNNNNNNNNNNNNNNNNNNNNNNNNNNNNNNNNNNNNNNNNNNNNNNNNNNNNNNNNNNNNNNNNNNNNNNNNNNNNNNNNNNNNNNNNNNNNNNNNNNNNNNNNNNNNNNNNNNNNNNNNNNNNNNNNNNNNNNNNNNNNNNNNNNNNNNNNNNNNNNNNNNNNNNNNNNNNNNNNNNNNNNNNNNNNNNNNNNNNNNNNNNNNNNNNNNNNNNNNNNNNNNNNNNNNNNNNNNNNNNNNNNNNNNNNNNNNNNNNNNNNNNNNNNNNNNNNNNNNNNNNNNNNNNNNNNNNNNNNNNNNNNNNNNNNNNNNNNNNNNNNNNNNNNNNNNNNNNNNNNNNNNNNNNNNNNNNNNNNNNNNNNNNNNNNNNNNNNNNNNNNNNNNNNNNNNNNNNNNNNNNNNNNNNNNNNNNNNNNNNNNNNNNNNNNNNNNNNNNNNNNNNNNNNNNNNNNNNNNNNNNNNNNNNNNNNNNNNNNNNNNNNNNNNNNNNNNNNNNNNNNNNNNNNNNNNNNNNNNNNNNNNNNNNNNNNNNNNNNNNNNNNNNNNNNNNNNNNNNNNNNNNNNNNNNNNNNNNNNNNNNNNNNNNNNNNNNNNNNNNNNNNNNNNNNNNNNNNNNNNNNNNNNNNNNNNNNNNNNNNNNNNNNNNNNNNNNNNNNNNNNNNNNNNNNNNNNNNNNNNNNNNNNNNNNNNNNNNNNNNNNNNNNNNNNNNNNNNNNNNNNNNNNNNNNNNNNNNNNNNNNNNNNNNNNNNNNNNNNNNNNNNNNNNNNNNNNNNNNNNNNNNNNNNNNNNNNNNNNNNNNNNNNNNNNNNNNNNNNNNNNNNNNNNNNNNNNNNNNNNNNNNNNNNNNNNNNNNNNNNNNNNNNNNNNNNNNNNNNNNNNNNNNNNNNNNNNNNNNNNNNNNNNNNNNNNNNNNNNNNNNNNNNNNNNNNNNNNNNNNNNNNNNNNNNNNNNNNNNNNNNNNNNNNNNNNNNNNNNNNNNNNNNNNNNNNNNNNNNNNNNNNNNNNNNNNNNNNNNNNNNNNNNNNNNNNNNNNNNNNNNNNNNNNNNNNNNNNNNNNNNNNNNNNNNNNNNNNNNNNNNNNNNNNNNNNNNNNNNNNNNNNNNNNNNNNNNNNNNNNNNNNNNNNNNNNNNNNNNNNNNNCTGAGTACACATCACCTGTAGCTGAGTACACATCACCTGTAGCTGAGTACACATCACCTGTAGCTGAGTACACATGACCTGTACCTGAGTACACATGACCTGTACCTGAGTACACATCACCTGTAGCTGAGTACACATCACCTGTACCTGAGTACACATCACCTGTACCTGAGTACACATCAACTGTACCTGAGTACACATCACCTGTACCTGAGTACACATCACCTGTACAGTACAGCAGGTTAGAACACAGTATTTACCACTTgttgtcagtttgtgtttttttcgcTGTTTGTAATTTGACTGCAGTTTTagctgtttaatgtgtgtgtgtgtgtgtgtttgtgttactgtgtgtgtcagtgtgtcagacAGGGTGTGGGTCGGTGAGGATCAGTCGGTGTTATTGTCGGTGTCGGCACAGAACGATGGTGAGGGAGCGTACGAAACTGAGCTGGTGGTCCAAATCCccgaacacacacatttccagaGCAGTCAGGTGACACACACAGtaatacacacagatacacacagtaatactcacacagatacacactgacacaaacagacTGAGGATGATGATGTTCGGTGGGTGTTGTGTGTTGCAGGGTGAGAACAGACTGGTGTGTGTTCAGAGGAAACAGAATCAGACCGTCTTCGTGACCTGTGACCTCGGAAACCCCATGAGACAAggacacactgtaacacacacccacacccacccacacacacacacacacacacacacacacacacacacacacacagtttcctgTCAGGTCACAGACACTTCAGATATGTTACTCTACTGTCTGTGTCAGAGGAAACTCTTTACTGCTCTGCATTAATCTGATATCAGACAGATTACTCTGCAGAGTACAGTTACTGTCAGTACTCTGAGTACAGTTACTGTCAGTACTCTGAGTA is drawn from Epinephelus moara isolate mb unplaced genomic scaffold, YSFRI_EMoa_1.0 scaffold3637, whole genome shotgun sequence and contains these coding sequences:
- the LOC126387328 gene encoding integrin alpha-IIb-like, giving the protein MLVSSLFQVLLYLQRRHTSFSSQPDQSLIGSSLYGRFGSALAVLGDLDMDGYHDVAVGAPWSGDGGQGQVFIYLGNSNGLSATPSQVIDSQSPSSRTAFGFSLRGGTDVDGNGYPDLLVGAWAADRAFVYRSRAVIRSTVSVSLLPDFLNPDVKLCQKGNSLVSCFVVQTCVYVSGHRIPEETALGVELQLDRMKQPMARRTLLLSTNQPQETIKLMVQREVGMACVNRTAYLRSEEDVRDKLSPIFITVNISLLNTTQNALLHGQTYAAAQTRIILNCGDDNVCVPDLKLNAKPVSDRVWVGEDQSVLLSVSAQNDGEGAYETELVVQIPEHTHFQSSQGENRLVCVQRKQNQTVFVTCDLGNPMRQGHTLQTRLLFSVGCLEEVEHHITFNLRIRSKNSVNPNSNEVTVEVRVVAEASLEIRG